The window CCTTGGGCAGACCCTGTCGGCGAACATCGAACTGCGCGGCGCGGGCGACCTGAATGCGGAGGAGGTGATGGTCAGCCTCGCCTCCCAGCAGGACTTCGACCGCCTAGGGGTCGACCGCAGCCAACTGGTGACCGGCCTGCGTTTCAGTTCGGATATCGGCAAGAACGGCCGTGGCGTCATCCACGTGACCTCGCAGCGTCCGATCCAGGAGCCTTACGTCAACTTCGTGATGCAGGTGGTGTGGCCGCAGGGACGCCTGGTGCGTGAATTCACGCTGCTGCTCGACCCGCCGAGCTACGTCGCCACGCCGGTGACCCCGCCGGCGGCCATTGCGACCCGCCCGGCTGCCGCGCCTGTTCGCCAGGCTGCGCCGGCGCAGGCAGTGGCACCGTCAGTAGCACCGGCAGCGCCGGACAGCTATCGAATCCAGCGCAACGATGCCCTGTGGGACATTGCGTCGCGCAATCGCCCCTCGTCCAGCGTGTCGGTGATGCAGACCATGCTGGCGATCCAGCAACTGAACCCGGATGCCTTCGTCGATGGCAACGCCAATCGGCTGAAAGTGGGGCAGGTGCTGCGCCTGCCCGATGAACAGCAGGTGCGGGCACAGAGTCATGCGCAGGCCGTGGCGCGTATCGAGGCGCAGAACGGTGAGTGGCAGGCACGTCGCCAGGCTGCGCTGCCGCAGGCCCGGCAGATGGATGCGACGAAAAGGACCGAAGCGGGAGCGGCGCCGGTCAGTGCCGAGGCGCGCGATAACCTGCGCCTGGTATCGGGGCGCGCCGCCAACCAGAAGGACAAGGCCGACACCGAACAGCTCGCCGTACTGCAGGAAGGGCTCGACAGTGCTCGCCGCGAGGGCGATGAAATGCGCAGCCGGATCGCCGACCTGCAGAGCCAGATGGAAAAGCTGAACAAGCTGGTCGAATTGAAGGATGCGCAGATCGCCGGCCTGATCGCTCGTCTGGCGGAGCAGGACCGGGCTGGCAAGCCTGCCGGCGCGTACGTGGCGCCTGCCCAGCCCACAGTGCCAGCTGCCGCTTCTGCCCCTGCTCAGCCTGAGGCCGTGGTTGCCGCTCAAGCCTCGGACGGCGTCGCGCATCCGTAACCCGTTCTGTCGCGATAGGCGGCGAGGCACTTGATTGCCTCGCCGTTGGGGGGCAAGTAAAGTGCAGCGCAGTTTACTTCCCTGATATCGCGAGACACTGGATGCCTGAAACCATCGACATCGCCGTAGTAGGCGCCACCGGACTTGTGGGCGAGGCACTGGTCGAGCTGCTGGAAGAGCGGGACTTTCCCGTAGGCACCCTGTATCTGCTGGCCACGGGCGAATCCGCCGGCAAGTCGGTGGCGTTCCGTGGACGCAACCTGCGTGTCGGCAAGCTGTCCGACTTCGACTTCGCCAAGGTCCGCCTGGCCTTCCTCTCCACTACCGCCGATGCCGCCCATGAGTGCTCCGCGCAGGCGCTGGCAGCCGGTTGCAGCGTGATTGACCTCAGTGGGGCGGCGCTGGCCGAGCAATCCCTGGTTGTCTTGCCGGCGGCCAATGGCGAGGCGCTGGAACAGCCCAGCCTGCCGGTGCGGATCGCCGCGCCCTGCGCGCCGGCGGCGGAAGTCGCCGAAGTGCTCGCCGCGCTGCGAGACGTGCTGGAAGTTCGCCAACTGAGCGTCACCGCCTGCCTTTCCGCCTCGGTCCTGGGGCGCGAGGGGGTTCAGGAGCTGGCGCGGCAAACCGCCGAGCTGCTCAACGCCCGCCCGCTGGAGCCGAAGCTGGTTGACCGGCAGTACGCCTTCAATATGCTGGCCCAGGTTGGCGCAGTGGATGAGCAGGGGCATTCGGCCCTGGAGCGACGCATGGCCGCGGAGCTCTCCGCGCTGTTCCCGGGGCTGGAAGGTGCGCTGGATGTCACCTGTGCCATGGCGCCGGTGTTCTTCGGCGATGCGCTGATGCTGTCGATCACCACCGCCGCACCAGTTTCGCTGGATGCGGCGCTGGCTGCCCTGGATGACGCGCCCGGCATCGAACGGGTCGAAGACGATTACCCGACTGTCATCGGTGATGCACAGGGGCAGGATAGTGTTTATGTCGGACGCCTACGTCTTGGTCTGACAAATCCATGCAAACTGAATTTGTGGATTGCGTCAGATAATGTGCGAAAAGGCGCAGCGCTGAATGCTGTGAACTTGGGCGAATTGTTGATAAAACACTATCTGTAAAAGATACTTACCGAATATTTGAAGAAGTATTCTAGCTTGGCAATACTGGCTGGGATTGGCGCTGGCAGGGGAGAGGTCCCGTCGTGAAAACGGCGGACATCATGGGCAGCGGCAACCTAATAGACTTCGTTCTAATCCAGAAAAAGCTATTAAAACAAGGGATTAAATTATGATCCGGCTTCGTAAACTGGTGCAGGCAATCGCGGCTGCTTCGGCATTGACCACGGGCATGGCGCATGCACTGGGGTTGGGAGACATCCACCTGCGTTCAGCCCTGAACCAGCCGCTGGATGCCGAGATCGACCTGGTCGAAGTTCGTGATCTTGCCCAGGGCGAGGTAATCCCCAAGCTGGCGTCGCCGGAAGACTTCAACAAGGCGGGCGTCGACCGCCAGTACTTCCTCACCGGCCTGAAGTTCACCCCGATCATCAAGCCGAACGGCAAGAGCGTCATTCGCGTGACCTCGGATCGTCCGGTCCAGGAGCCCTACCTGAACTTCCTGGTCGAGGTGCTCTGGCCCAATGGCCGCCTGCTGCGCGAATACACCGTGCTGCTCGACCCGCCGCTGTACTCCCCGCAGACCGCCGCAGCCGCTGCGCCTCGCGCACCCATGGCCGCTCCGGCACCGATTTCCCGCCAGCCTGCTCCGGTCGCGCCGCGTCCGGCCGCTGCGCCGTCCCCGCGTCCTGCTGCGGCAGCGGCGCCGGCTCCGCGCCGCCTGGATGGCAACGAATACCGTACCGGCCGCAATGACACCCTGTGGGAAATCGCAGCGCGTGCGCGTCCGAACAGCAGTGTTTCAGTCCAGCAGACCATGCTGGCGATCCAGGACCTCAATCCCGACGCCTTTCTCGGCGGCAATATCAACCGCCTGAAGAGTGGCCAGGTACTGCGCCTGCCGGATGCGGAGCAGATCAAGTCCCGCACGCAGCCTGACGCGGCCGCCGAAGTCACTCAGCAATACACCGCCTGGCGCGAAGGGCGCAGCCTGCCGACTGGCGGTGCCCGTCAGTTGGACGCCACGCCGCGCGCCAACGCTGGCGCCGCTCCTTCGCAAGCCGAGGAGAAGGACAGCCTGCGCCTGGTCTCCGGCGAAAACGGCAAGGCCAAGGGTGGCGACAAGGGCAGCAAGGATGGCAAGGCCATTGCCGAGAAGCTCGCCGTTACCCAGGAAAGCCTGGATACCACCCGCCGCGAGAACGAAGAACTGCAGAGTCGCATGGGCGACCTGAAAAGCCAGATGGACAAGCTGCAGAAGCTCATCGAGCTGAAGGATGCCCAGTTGGCGAAGCTGCAGAGCCAGCTCGGTACTGCGCCGCAAGGCGCAGCCCAGGCGCCGGCGGCGGATGCGTCCGCTGCTGCTCCTACTGCTCCCGCTCCTCAGCCCGCAGTGCCTGATCAACCTGCCGCTCCGGCCCAGCCCGCTCCGTCCGCTGCACCCGCTCAACCGAGCGAGCCGGCGGCGCCCGTCGCGCCTGAGGCCAGTGCGCCGGCCGCTCCGGAGACTCCGGCAGCGCCTGCTGCTCCGGCTGCACCGCCGGCTCCGGCCCCCGAGGCCGCCAAGCCGGCTGAGGTGAAACCGGCTCCGGCTCCCGCACCGGCTCCTGTCGAGCCCGTCGCGGAGAGCTTCATCGATGAGGTCCTGGCCAACCCGGTCTGGCTGGGCGCTATCGGCGGTAGTGCCGTGCTGGCGCTGCTGGTGCTGTTGATGGTGATTTCGCGCCGTCGGGCCGCCAAGGAGCGCGAGGAACTGGATGCCGCGGCTGAGGCGGACGAGCATGGCCTGGGTGGTGGTTTCGACCTGGGTGATGGCGATCTGGATTCCCTCGACGTCCCGCAGGCTGCCGAAGTGGCCGCTCCGGCGGCGTCGGCGCCCGAGCGTGTCGCCGCGCAGACCAGCGATGCCCTGGGCGAGGCGGATATCTACATTGCCTACGGCCGCTTCAACCAGGCTGCCGAACTCCTGCAGGGCGCCATCTACGACGAGCCGCAGCGCGCCGACCTGCGTCTCAAGCTGATGGAGGTGTATGCCGAGATCGGTGATCGTGAAGGCTTCGCCCGTCAGGAAAACGAACTGCGTGAGATGGGCGGCGCCGACAGCCAGGTCGAGCAGTTGAAGTCTCGTTATCCGGGCATGGTTGCTCTGGCTGCCGTGGGTGCGGCGGGCGCCGCCGCCGTGGCGGCTGCTGACGAGTTCGGCGGCTTCAGCCTGGATGACCTGCATCTGGATTCGCCGGCCCAGCCGGAACCTGCCGCCGAATCGGCTCCTCTGGCGGGGGATCTCGACGACGCCTTCGACCTGGCGCTGGATGATCTCGAGCTGGAAGACGACAAGCCTGCGGCGCCGGCCGAGAGCAAGGCCGACGACCTGTCGCTGAGCACCTTCGACCTGGACGACGACCTGGCATTCGACGCACCTGCCGCTGAGCCGGCCAAGGCGGACGACGACTTCGCCTTCGACCTCGACCTGGGGGCGGAGCCTGCCGCCAAGCCTGCGGACGTATCGCTGTCCGATGACCTGGCAGACTTTACCCTCGATCTGGAGAAGGACGCTCCGTCGTCCCCGGAAGAGGACTTCCTGTTGGGTCTGGACGATGACACCACGTCGCTGTCCGGTGTCAGTGAGCAGGAATTCTCCCTCGACAAGGATCATGGCGTGACGCAGTCCCTGGCCGACCTGCCGGATGACTTCGATCTCTCCCTGCCTGGCGAGGAGCACGAACCGGTCAAGGCTGACGACAGCTTCTCCGCCCAGCTCGACGAGGTGAGTGCGGAACTGGATCGTCTGGCTGGCGACGTCGAGGAGCCCAAGGCGCCGACGCCGGAGCTGGAGCCGGAAGCGAGCTTCGCGACGAATGATCTCGACGCTGCCGGCGAAAGTGCGGAGGAGGATGACGAGTTCGACTTCCTCTCCGGCGCCGATGAAGCCGCTACCAAACTCGACCTGGCGCGTGCCTATATCGACATGGGCGACACCGAAGGCGCCCGCGACATCCTCGACGAAGTGCTCGCCGAGGGTAACGACAATCAGCAGCAGGAAGCGCGTGAACTGCTCGGGCGCATCGCCTGAGCCGGAAGGCTCCAGATAGATGAGTGAAGCAATACCCCAAGCGGCAGCCGAAGTGGCTGCCGCTGGCGTTTCCAGGATTGCCCTGGGCGTCGAATACAAAGGTGCCCGTTATCGTGGCTGGCAACGCCAGGAAGACGGCGTGCCCTCCGTGCAGGCGGCGCTGGAAAAAGCCCTGTCGAAAGTGGCCGACGGGCCGGTCTCGGTGATCTGCGCCGGGCGCACCGATGCCGCCGTGCATGCCAGCGGACAGGTCGTGCATTTCGATACGGCTGTCGATCGCCCGCTGAAGGCCTGGATCATGGGCAGCAATGCCAACCTGCCGGCCGACATCAGCGTGACTTGGGCGAAAGTGATGCCGGCGCATTTCCATGCGCGCTTCACCGCCATGGCGCGGCGCTACCGCTATGTGATCTACAACGACCCGATTCGCCCGGCGCACCAGTCCGAGGAAGTCACCTGGAACCATCGCCCGCTGGACGTTTCGCGCATGCGCGAAGCGGCCAGGGCGCTGGTTGGCACCCACGACTTCACTTCGTTCCGCGCCGTGCAGTGCCAGGCCAAGTCGCCGGTGAAGACCGTGCATCACCTGGAGGTGATCGAGCATGGCCGCTTCATCGTGCTGGATATCCGCGCCAACGCCTTCCTGCACCACATGGTGCGCAACTTCGCCGGAGTGCTGATGACCATCGGTGCCGGCGAACGCCCGGTGGAGTGGGCGGGAGAGGTGCTGGCGGCGCGCGACCGTCGCGCCGGTGGCGTCACTGCGCACCCGTACGGGCTGTACCTGGTGCGCGTGGAGTACCCGGAAGAGTTCGAACTGCCCGAGCGTTATCTGGGGCCACATTTCCTTTCAAGTTTGCCCGATATCCTTGGCTGACGATGCCAGGGGCATTTGCTAACATCGATCGATCACTTGCCTGAAGGTTGCTGCATCTTGTCCGCCGTTCGCATCAAAATCTGCGGTATTACCCGAGTCGAAGATGCCCTGGCCGCCGCCGAGGCGGGTGCCGACGCGATCGGGCTGGTGTTCTACGCCAAGAGCCCGCGCGCGGTGAGCATCCAGCAGGCGAGGGCGATCGTCGCCGCGCTGCCACCCTTCGTCAGCACGGTCGGCCTGTTCGTCGATGCCAGTCGTTGCGAGTTGGGGGAGATCCTCGATGCAGTGCCGCTGGACATCCTGCAATTCCATGGCGACGAGACGCCCGAAGCCTGCTCGGGCTGGCGCAAGCGCTATCTCAAGGCGCTGCGGGTCAAGCCGGGCGACGACGTGACGGCGCAGATCGCGAAATATCCACAGGCCAGTGGTTTCCTCCTCGATACCTATGTGGAAGGCGTGCCCGGCGGGACCGGCCAGGCGTTCGACTGGTCGCTGGTGCCCAGGGATGTGAAGCGCCCCCTGATCCTGGCCGGCGGCCTGACGCCGGAGAACGTGGCGGACGCCATCGCCCAGGTGCGTCCCTATGCGGTGGACGTCAGTGGCGGCGTCGAGGCCAGCAAGGGCATCAAGGACGCGCAGAAGATCCGCGACTTCATCGCCCAGTGCCGGTCGGTGGCGTGACGCGGAATCTTCATGTGACGACGAGCGGACTGCCGCCGTCCACTACCCAATCGCTGCCTGGCAGCGCTGGGAATCGTTGGTGTTCATCGCCGGCGACCCGCATCGAGTGGTGTATTCGTGGCGACGCCTCTGGCGGCGCCTGTGTTTGCGAGGGGTTCGGGGCCTTGAGGCCGGAACCGCGACGATGAATTTGCTCAGGGACACGCGCATGGTTTCAGGCCGTGCCCCTGCACTGGAGACGAGAGCATGAGCAACTGGCTGGTAGACAAGCTGATCCCTTCCATCATGCGTTCCGAGGCGAAGAAGAGCTCGGTTCCGGAAGGCCTGTGGCACAAGTGCCCTTCCTGCGAAGCGGTGCTGTACCGTCCCGAGCTGGAAAAGACCCTGGACGTCTGCCCGAAGTGCGATCACCACATGCGCATCGGTGCCCGTGCCCGCCTGGACATCTTCCTCGATGAAGAGGGCCGCGAAGAGCTCGGTGCCGAGCTGGAACCGGTGGACCGCCTGAAGTTCCGCGACAGCAAGAAGTACAAGGACCGCCTGACCGCCGCGCAGAAAGACACCGGCGAGAAGGACGCGCTGATCTCCATGAGCGGCAAGCTGATGGGCATGCCGGTAGTGGCCAGTGCCTTCGAGTTCTCCTTCATGGGCGGTTCGATGGGCTCCATCGTCGGCGAGCGCTTCGTGCGTGCCGCCAACTATGCGCTGGAGCATCGTTGCCCGATGATCTGCTTCTCCGCCTCGGGCGGTGCGCGCATGCAGGAAGCGCTGATCTCCCTGATGCAGATGGCCAAGACCTCCGCCGCGCTGGCCCGCCTGCGCGAAGAAGGCATCCCGTTCATCTCCGTGCTGACCGACCCGGTTTACGGCGGCGTTTCCGCCAGTCTGGCGATGCTCGGCGACGTGATCGTCGGTGAGCCGCGCGCCCTGATCGGCTTCGCCGGCCCGCGTGTGATCGAGCAGACCGTGCGCGAGAAGCTGCCCGAAGGCTTCCAGCGCAGCGAGTTCCTGCTGGAGCACGGCGCCATCGACATGATTGTTCACCGTTCCGAAATGCGCGAGCGGCTCGCCAAGCTGCTGGCCAAGTTCACCCACACTCCAAGTACCGCGCTCGCAGGATGACCCAACGTACCCTTGCCGACTGGCTCAGCTACCTCGAACAACTCCACTCCACCGCGATCGACATGGGGCTGGACCGCTCCCGTGAGGTAGCCGGCCGGCTGGGCCTGGGGCGCCCCGCGCCCCGCGTGGTGACCGTCACCGGTACCAACGGCAAGGGTTCCACCTGCGCCTTCCTTGCCGCCATGCTTGGCGAGCAGGGTCTGCGCGTCGGCGTATACAGCTCGCCGCACCTGCTGCGCTACAACGAGCGCGTGCTCATCGAGGGCGTCGAAGCCCGCGATGAAGCGCTCTGCGAAGCCTTCGCCGCCGTCGAGGCGGCCCGTGGCGAAATCTCCCTGACCTACTTCGAAATGGGCACCCTCGCGGCCTTCTGGCTGTTCGAGCGCGCAGGCCTTGACGCCGTGGTGCTGGAAGTCGGCCTGGGTGGCCGCCTGGATGCGGTAAACCTGATCGATTCCGACGTCGCCGTGGTTACCAGCATCGGTATCGATCACGCCGACTGGCTGGGCGATACCCGCGAAAGCGTGGCCTTCGAGAAGGCCGGTATCTTCCGCGCCGGCAATCCCGCCGTGTGCGGCGACCTGGAGCCGCCAGCGCCGTTGCTGGAACAAGCGCGTAACCTGGGTTCGCCGTTGCTGCTGCGTGGTCGTGATTTCGACCTGGCGCTGGGCGAGGGCGACTGGCACTGGCGCGGTCGCGATGCCGCCGGGGAAGTCCTGACCCTGCATAACCTGCCGCCACTCGATCTGCCGACGGAGAACGCGGCACTGGCCTTGCAGGTCTACGCCCTGCTGGACCTGCCGTGGCAGCCCGAGCAACTGGCTGCCGCCCTGCAGCGCACCCGGGTCATCGGGCGCCTGGATCGTCGCAGCGTGCAATGGCGCGGTGAAGAGCGCCATCTGCTGCTGGATGTGGGGCACAATCCGCATGCCGCGCAGTACCTGGCCGGCCGCCTGCGCTCTGCGCCGCCCAAGGGTGTGCGCCGTGCCGTTTTCGGCCTGCTGGCGGACAAGGATCTGGACGGCGTACTGGAACCCGTGCTCGGCTTGGTGCAGGATTGGGCCGTCGCGCCGCTGCCCACCGGTCGCAGTCGGCCGGCGGAAGAGCTGGAAACTGCGTTGCGCGCCCGTGGCGCGAGCGTCAGTCGTCACGCGGATATCGCCGCGGCGCTTGAAGCGCAGTGCAATGCGGCTTCGGCGGACGACGAGATTCTGGTGTTCGGTTCGTTCTACAGCGTGGCGGATGCCCTGGAGTGGCTCGTCAGGGCTGCTCGATAAGGAAAAGGGGAGTGATCCATGGCCTTGCTCGATAAGGGGCTCAAGCAGAGGGTTGTCGGCGCGCTGGTGTTGTTGGCGCTGGCCATCATCTTCCTGCCGATGCTGTTTACCCGCGAGGACGAGATGCGTCAGGTCGTGGTCGAGGCGCCGGTAATGCCCAAGCCGCCGGCCATGCCGAGCGTCGAGGTGCAGCCCACCGAGGTGCCGGAGCCGCAGGCGGAAGAGGCTGACACCGCTGCGCAGCCGGAGGCCGCCCCCGCGCCGTCCGCGCCGATCGCCAGCCTTCCCGCGCAGCCGGTACCCGCTGCGCCGGCGCCCAAGCCTGCCGCTCCCGCACCGCAGCCGCAGCAGACCCAGGCCAGCGCCGCGCCCAAGGCGCCAGCTCCGGCCCCGGCTCCCGCTCCTGCCCAGCGTCTGGATGCCAGCAATCTGCCGGTCAGCTGGTCGGTGCAGCTGGCCAGCCTGTCCAACCGCGCTCGCGCCGACGAACTGCAGAAGCAACTGCGCAGCCAGGGCTACAACGCCTACGTGCGCAGCTTCGACGGCATGAACCGGGTATTCGTCGGTCCGGTGGTCGAGCGCGCCGAGGCGGATCGCTTGCGCGACCAGTTGGGCAAGCAGCAGAAGCTCAATGGCTTCGTGGTGCGCTTCCAGCCTGAGCGTGGCTGAGCCGGTTCGTTAGCTTTACTCAATCAGCCCCATGTCAAACTGGGGCTCCGCTAAATCGAAGGCCTCTGCTAAAATGCGGGGCCTTTCCGTTTCTGGGCCGCAACGTGGCATTTACCTGGGTCGATTGGACGATGATCGGCATCATCGTCATTTCCAGCCTGATCAGCTTGAGCCGAGGCTTCGTCAAGGAAGCCCTGTCGCTGGTCACCTGGATCGTAGCCGGTGCGGTCGCCTGGATGTTCGGCGGCGCGCTGGCCGAGCATCTCGCACCCTACATCCAGCTGCCCTCCGGGCGTGTCATTGCTGCCTGCGCCATTCTTTTCGTCGTTACGCTGCTGCTGGGCGCACTCGTCAATTTCCTCATCAGCGAGCTGGTGCGCGTGACCGGCATGTCTGGCACCGACCGCGTGCTCGGCATGGTCTTCGGTGGCGCCCGTGGCGTGTTGCTGGTGGTGCTGCTGGTCGGGCTGCTGAGCCTGGCGCCGGTGCAGCAGGACCCATGGTGGCAGCAATCTGTGCTGCTACCGCATTTCCTGATCGTCGCCGACTGGTCGAAGAACACCATTCTGACTTTTGCCGGGCATTGGATGTCCGGCGTTACCATCGCTCCGCCGTCCGGAGCGGGTACTTTGCTGCCGGCCCAGTGAGGGGCAGGTGGAGGCGACGGGAAGCCGTCGCCGTAACGGCAGGTCCGGTGGATACTGCCGAGTAACGGATTGTTTTAGCCTGAAACCAACTAGGGGTTGCGTCGCATGTGTGGCATCGTCGGTATCGTGGGCAAGTCGAACGTCAATCAGGCGCTCTATGACGCGCTCACCGTTCTCCAGCATCGTGGCCAGGACGCTGCGGGGATCGTCACCTGTCAGGATGACCGCCTGTACCTGCGCAAGGACAACGGCCTGGTCCGCGACGTCTTCCAGCAGCGCCATATGCAGCGCCTGGTCGGCAAGATCGGTATCGGCCACGTGCGCTACCCCACCGCGGGCAGCTCCAGCTCCGCCGAGGCGCAGCCGTTCTACGTGAATTCGCCCTACGGCATCACCCTGGCGCACAACGGCAACCTGACCAACGTCGAGCAGTTGGCCAAGGAAATCTACGAATCCGACCTGCGCCACGTGAACACCAACTCCGACTCGGAAGTGCTGCTCAACGTGTTCGCCCATGAGCTGGCGGTGCGCAACAAGCTGCAGCCCACCGAGGAAGACGTCTTCGCCGCCGTGGCCGGCGTGCACGCCCGCTGCGTCGGCGGTTATGCCGTGGTGGCGATGATCACCGGCTACGGCATCGTCGGCTTCCGCGACCCGCATGCGATCCGCCCGATCGTCTTCGGCCAGCGCCACACCGAGAACGGCGTGGAATACATGATCGCCTCGGAAAGCGTGGCCCTGGACGTCCTCGGCTTCACCCTGATCCGCGACCTGGCGCCGGGCGAAGCGGTATACATCACCGAAGACGGCAAGCTGTTCACCCGCCAGTGCGCGGCCAACCCGCAGTACGCGCCGTGCATCTTCGAGCACGTGTACCTGGCGCGTCCGGACTCCATCATGGACGGCATCTCGGTCTACAAGGCGCGCCTGCGCATGGGCGAGAAGCTGGCCGACAAGATCCTGCGCGAGCGCCCGGACCACGACATCGACGTGGTCATCCCGATCCCGGACACCAGCCGCACCGCTGCGCTGGAACTGGCCAACCGCCTGGGCGTGAAGTTCCGCGAAGGCTTCGTGAAGAACCGCTACATCGGCCGTACCTTCATCATGCCCGGCCAGGCCGCGCGCAAGAAGTCGGTACGCCAGAAGCTCAACGCCATCGAGCTGGAATTCCGCGGCAAGAACGTGATGCTGGTGGACGACTCCATCGTCCGTGGCACCACCTGCAAGCAGATCATCCAGATGGCCCGCGAGGCCGGCGCGAAGAACGTCTACTTCTGCTCCGCCGCCCCGGCGGTGCGCTATCCCAACGTCTATGGCATCGACATGCCGAGCGCCCACGAGCTGATCGCCCACAACCGCAGTACCGAAGAGGTCTGCGAGCTGATCGGCGCCGACTGGCTGGTCTATCAGGACCTGCAGGACCTGATCGAATCCACCGAGGGCGGCAAGATCAAGATCGAACACTTCGACTGCGCCGTGTTCAACGGTGAATACGTCACCGGTGACGTCGACGAAGCCTATCTGGACAAGATCGAGCAGGCGCGCAACGACGCGACCAAGACCAAGGCCAGCGCCGTCAGCGCCATCATCGATCTCTATAACGACTAAGGAGAGCAGGGCATGGCTCAGGAATGGGAAGCCGGCCGGCTGGACAGCGACCTGGAGGGTGTCGGCTTCGACACCCTCGCGGTGCGCGCCGGCCAGCGTCGCACCCCGGAGGCGGAACACGGCGAAGGCCTGTTC of the Pseudomonas sp. PSE14 genome contains:
- the purF gene encoding amidophosphoribosyltransferase, whose translation is MCGIVGIVGKSNVNQALYDALTVLQHRGQDAAGIVTCQDDRLYLRKDNGLVRDVFQQRHMQRLVGKIGIGHVRYPTAGSSSSAEAQPFYVNSPYGITLAHNGNLTNVEQLAKEIYESDLRHVNTNSDSEVLLNVFAHELAVRNKLQPTEEDVFAAVAGVHARCVGGYAVVAMITGYGIVGFRDPHAIRPIVFGQRHTENGVEYMIASESVALDVLGFTLIRDLAPGEAVYITEDGKLFTRQCAANPQYAPCIFEHVYLARPDSIMDGISVYKARLRMGEKLADKILRERPDHDIDVVIPIPDTSRTAALELANRLGVKFREGFVKNRYIGRTFIMPGQAARKKSVRQKLNAIELEFRGKNVMLVDDSIVRGTTCKQIIQMAREAGAKNVYFCSAAPAVRYPNVYGIDMPSAHELIAHNRSTEEVCELIGADWLVYQDLQDLIESTEGGKIKIEHFDCAVFNGEYVTGDVDEAYLDKIEQARNDATKTKASAVSAIIDLYND
- a CDS encoding CvpA family protein, encoding MAFTWVDWTMIGIIVISSLISLSRGFVKEALSLVTWIVAGAVAWMFGGALAEHLAPYIQLPSGRVIAACAILFVVTLLLGALVNFLISELVRVTGMSGTDRVLGMVFGGARGVLLVVLLVGLLSLAPVQQDPWWQQSVLLPHFLIVADWSKNTILTFAGHWMSGVTIAPPSGAGTLLPAQ